The Gloeobacter morelensis MG652769 genome contains the following window.
CCCGCGGCCAGCGGGGTTTTCAGTTGCAGCTGGAGCGCCTCAACCCGCGCGTGCAGGTGCTCGACGACGAACTGGTGCATCTGGGAGATAACAACTACGACCGCCGCTCGGCAGGAGCGGGGCAATTCCAGGCACCTGCCGCCGGCACCCGCTACACCCGCACCTTTGGGCTCGGCCGCTCTCCAAATCAGGATCTACAACTGCGCATCGGCTCGCTCATCGGCATCGACACCGAAGAAGCGATCGCCGCTGGTCAATCGAATCTCCCGGCCGCCGGCCGCCGCGAGCAACGGGCCGGTGGCGTGAAGGTGCGTCTCAACGGCCGGCTCATCGGTGAATTAATCCTGAACGGCGACGACATCGCCATTGCGTTGCCGCGGCAACTGTTGCGCCCAGGCGCCAACGAGCTCGCCCTCGAGGCGGCGCTCATCAACCGCAGCGGCGTGGTTATCGAACCCGACAGCTTCCTGGGCAAGATGCGCGGGCTGGGCCTGGGGGACATGGCCCTATCCCCCGATTCGCTAGACTATGACGATATCGAGTTCACCCATCTGGTGATTGTCGATCCGAGCGGCAAGGCGCTGGAGCGTCGGGAACCCTAAAAGCCCGACGTCACGTCCATTGCTGATAGACCCTAGATTTATCACCCCGATGATCCGCGTTCTGTGTTTGGTTGGTCTTGCCTTGCTCGCAGCCGCTCCGGCCTGGGCTGAAGGTGGCGACGTCAACGGCGACGGCCGCGTCGATGCGGGCGACATCCGCCTCATCGACGCGTACCTGGAAGGCTCGCTGCTGCTGCAGGACGAGCAGATCAAAGCCGCCGACGCCGACGGCGACGGCAAGATCACCGCCACCGACCGCGAGATGCTCGACAGGCGCCTTTCGGGCCTTGCGGTCACTCCCGCTCCAGCCGGTCGCACTGCGAGCGCGGCTCAAAACCAGAGGACCGCCGCCCCCGATACCACAGGCGCGTCTATCGATCTCAAAAGCGCCGACAGCGGCGTGGTGGTGGATAAGACCACCGGCAGGCCGCTTGCGGGTGTCGAAGTGTCACTCCCGGATGAGGGGGTGACCGTGCGCACCGATTCCCAGGGCCGCTTTCAACTGCCCAAATCGAGCGCCGGGAAAATTTTGACGGCAAAAGCCTCTAATTACGCTCCGACGGCGATGGCTTCGCGGGGGGGGGGCGGCTTTCAGCTCAAGCTCGAACGCTTGAGCCCCCGCCTGCAGGTAGTCGACGACGGCCTGGTGCACCTGGGCGACAACAGCTTCGGCCCCGGTTCGGCCAACTACGCCGAATTTCGCCAACCCGCCCAGGGCCGCAGCTACACCAAAACCTTTGCCCTCGATCGCCTCCCCCAGCGCGACATGATCCTGCGCATCGGCTCACTGATTGGTCTGGATACCCCCGAATCGGTAGCAGCCGGCCAATCGCAACTGCCCCTGTACGGCACTTCCAGCGACGGATTGCGCGTCTACCTCAACGGCAGCCTGATCAAACAGATCTTCATCAACGGCGACAACATCCCGGTCACCATTCCCCGCTGGCTTTTGGTGCGCGGCAACAACGAACTGCGCCTGGAGACCCATCCGGTGGGCGGCAACCGGGGTGGAGCGGTGATGAGCAGCCGGGGCTTCGGCGGTATGCTGGGCGGCCTGTTCGGTTTCGGGGGAGGCATGCGCTTCCCGAT
Protein-coding sequences here:
- a CDS encoding dockerin type I domain-containing protein yields the protein MRQIVYLFVCLGLWTAGAAVRATSGDVNGDGRVDAGDIRLIDAYLEGSLLLQDEQIKAADADGDGKITATDREMLDRRLSGLAVGSAAPGRSASRGQADLTSADGGVVVDKTTGRPLAGVEVSLPDEKITVRTDSQGRFRLPGTSSGKILSARAENYVPASVTTRGQRGFQLQLERLNPRVQVLDDELVHLGDNNYDRRSAGAGQFQAPAAGTRYTRTFGLGRSPNQDLQLRIGSLIGIDTEEAIAAGQSNLPAAGRREQRAGGVKVRLNGRLIGELILNGDDIAIALPRQLLRPGANELALEAALINRSGVVIEPDSFLGKMRGLGLGDMALSPDSLDYDDIEFTHLVIVDPSGKALERREP
- a CDS encoding dockerin type I domain-containing protein, whose product is MIRVLCLVGLALLAAAPAWAEGGDVNGDGRVDAGDIRLIDAYLEGSLLLQDEQIKAADADGDGKITATDREMLDRRLSGLAVTPAPAGRTASAAQNQRTAAPDTTGASIDLKSADSGVVVDKTTGRPLAGVEVSLPDEGVTVRTDSQGRFQLPKSSAGKILTAKASNYAPTAMASRGGGGFQLKLERLSPRLQVVDDGLVHLGDNSFGPGSANYAEFRQPAQGRSYTKTFALDRLPQRDMILRIGSLIGLDTPESVAAGQSQLPLYGTSSDGLRVYLNGSLIKQIFINGDNIPVTIPRWLLVRGNNELRLETHPVGGNRGGAVMSSRGFGGMLGGLFGFGGGMRFPIDSTPDYDDIEFAHLVLEDPSSNERPSRVEF